The following coding sequences lie in one Pontibacter sp. G13 genomic window:
- a CDS encoding Gfo/Idh/MocA family oxidoreductase, whose translation MTRPQPIKTALCAFGMSGRVFHAPLLRAHPQFQLTHICQRSPREAGYPGPEVAVVDKIDKLIHHPDIELIVVNTPDYTHAEFAARALEAGKHVVIEKPMTLTSAEADPLIDLAQKHERVLSVFQNRRWDADFLTVQKILKEGALGRLVSYRGTYQRFRPTVKDSWKEKPQAGASIVFNLGSHLIDQACVLFGRPEWVWADIRKTRTDSQVPDFAEIHLGYPETQVVLNMGYLYRITAPKFALHGEHGSYVKYGEDPQEAALAKGEKPTGELWGAEPESAWGNLDTHWNGLSFVGKVPSIQGNYRAYYDDLAVAIREGRQSIVTAQQARQTIELIEYAYQASESGSRVMVPQMTAR comes from the coding sequence ATGACCAGACCCCAACCCATCAAAACCGCCCTGTGTGCATTCGGCATGTCCGGACGGGTATTCCATGCTCCGCTCTTGCGGGCGCACCCCCAGTTTCAATTGACCCATATCTGCCAACGGAGTCCCAGAGAAGCGGGCTATCCCGGACCGGAGGTCGCTGTCGTAGACAAGATCGACAAACTCATCCATCATCCGGATATCGAGCTGATCGTAGTCAACACACCTGATTATACCCATGCAGAATTTGCAGCTCGGGCCCTCGAAGCGGGAAAGCATGTCGTGATCGAAAAACCCATGACCCTCACTTCTGCCGAAGCTGATCCCCTGATCGACTTGGCCCAAAAGCACGAGCGAGTACTCTCGGTCTTCCAGAACCGGAGGTGGGATGCAGATTTCCTGACGGTACAAAAGATTTTGAAGGAAGGCGCATTGGGACGATTGGTGAGCTATCGAGGGACCTATCAGCGCTTTCGGCCTACCGTCAAGGATTCTTGGAAGGAAAAACCCCAAGCAGGAGCGTCCATCGTTTTCAATTTAGGCTCGCACCTCATCGACCAAGCCTGTGTGCTGTTTGGTCGCCCAGAATGGGTGTGGGCGGATATCCGAAAGACCCGGACCGATAGCCAAGTTCCTGATTTTGCGGAGATCCACCTGGGCTATCCGGAGACGCAAGTGGTCCTGAATATGGGGTATCTATACCGTATCACCGCCCCAAAATTTGCCCTACACGGCGAGCATGGCAGTTATGTGAAATATGGAGAAGATCCACAGGAAGCTGCACTAGCCAAAGGGGAAAAACCAACCGGTGAGTTGTGGGGCGCAGAGCCGGAATCTGCCTGGGGAAATCTAGACACTCATTGGAATGGGCTTTCATTCGTAGGGAAAGTCCCGAGTATTCAGGGGAACTACAGAGCCTATTACGACGATCTGGCAGTTGCCATTCGGGAAGGACGTCAATCCATCGTGACCGCCCAGCAAGCTCGCCAAACCATCGAACTGATCGAATATGCCTATCAAGCCTCGGAATCAGGAAGTCGAGTGATGGTTCCCCAAATGACAGCGCGATAG